CAGCCCCGCCCCCTCTGCGTCCGGCGCCACGCCCCGGACCACCCCCCACCCCGGCCGCAAGGCCCCAGGAGGTACCGCCATGGCCAGCCAACTCTACGAACGCGCCGGCGCCCAAGCCCCCGCGACCGCCACGCCCGAGGCGGCCGCCCACGCCGCGCAACGCCTGGCGTTCCACCGCAAGCAGGCCCTCTACCACCACGGCGACGCCGCCACCGCGGTCTTCCGCGTCGAAAGCGGCCTGGTGCGCATCACCCGCATGACGCCCGAGGGGCGCATCCTCACCGTCCGCCACGTCCTGCCCGGCGACTACTTCGGCGAAGAGGCGTTCATGAGCGGGCAACGCGAGGAGATGGCCGAGGCGCTCACCCGCACCGAGATCGCTGCCATCGACCCCGCCCGCATCGACGCGAGCGACCTCCTGACCATCACGCGGTCGCTGTCCGACCAGATGCAGCGGCTGATGGATTACGAGTACCACCTGCAGACCGGCGACCTGCGCCAGCGCGTCGCGCGGTACCTGCTGACGTTGGCGGACACCCCGCTCGCCACCCGCGACCCGCAGGGCCGCCCGGTGATCTCCGCGACGCACGAACTCATCGCCGAGGGCACCGCCTCGACCCGCGAGAGCGTCTCGAAGATCATCACCGAACTCCGCGCCGAGGGCGTCATCGCCTCGGGCTACCGCAGCATCACCCTCGTCGACGAACCCGAGGTCGACGCGGTCGCGCACGCCTTCTGAGGCCGGACCGCACCCACCGTGCACGCGACGCCGCGGGGTTCACGCCCCGCGGCGTTCGAGGATCACGACCGCGGCGGCGTGATCGCGGGAGTGGCTCAGCGACAGGTGCGCGACGAGGCCCGCCTCCGACAGCGCCTGCGCCAGCGTGCGGCTGAACGCCAGGTGCGGTGCACCGTCCTCGCGGACGACGCGCACGTCGCGCCACCCGTGCGCCTCCGGCCAACACTTCTGGAACGCCTCCTTCGCCGCGAACCGCGCGGCGAGCGAGGGCACCGGGTCGCGTTGCGCCCGGCAGTACGCCACCTCGTCCGGCGTGAAGTGACGGGCCAGGAAGCGCCGCTCGTGACGCTCGAGCACGCCCCGGATCCGGTCGAGCTCCACGACGTCGAGGCCGACCGCGCGGATCACGCGCCCGCCTCGCGGCGCTCCACGTCGCCGTCGCCCGCCAGGTAGGCGACGTCCGCCATGGCGAGGAACAGCCCGTGCGCCATCACGCCGGGGATCGCGTCCAACGCCGCCGCCAACGCCGGCAGGTCGCGGTCGGCGGGCAACGTCGCGTCGAGGATCGGGTTGCCGTTGTCGGACAGGAACGGCTCGGTCGCCCCGCCCCGCAACGTCGGGGCGAGCCCGAGGTCGCGGAGGCGCGCCTCGGTCCGCGCCACGCCGAACGCCAGGACCTCCACCGGCAGGGGCGCCCGTGCCCCCAACCGCGGGACCGTCTTGCCGTCGTCGCCGATCAGCACGAAGCGCGTCGCGGCCTCCGCGA
The sequence above is drawn from the Trueperaceae bacterium genome and encodes:
- a CDS encoding cyclic nucleotide-binding domain-containing protein; the protein is SPAPSASGATPRTTPHPGRKAPGGTAMASQLYERAGAQAPATATPEAAAHAAQRLAFHRKQALYHHGDAATAVFRVESGLVRITRMTPEGRILTVRHVLPGDYFGEEAFMSGQREEMAEALTRTEIAAIDPARIDASDLLTITRSLSDQMQRLMDYEYHLQTGDLRQRVARYLLTLADTPLATRDPQGRPVISATHELIAEGTASTRESVSKIITELRAEGVIASGYRSITLVDEPEVDAVAHAF
- the acpS gene encoding holo-ACP synthase translates to MIRAVGLDVVELDRIRGVLERHERRFLARHFTPDEVAYCRAQRDPVPSLAARFAAKEAFQKCWPEAHGWRDVRVVREDGAPHLAFSRTLAQALSEAGLVAHLSLSHSRDHAAAVVILERRGA
- the rpiA gene encoding ribose-5-phosphate isomerase RpiA gives rise to the protein MSGDRKRAAAEAALGELRSGQRLGLGTGSTAAAFLEALAEALEAGRLADVAGVPTSRATEAHARALGIPLIDLPADGVDVAVDGMDEVDGDLNAVKGLGGALLREKVVAEAATRFVLIGDDGKTVPRLGARAPLPVEVLAFGVARTEARLRDLGLAPTLRGGATEPFLSDNGNPILDATLPADRDLPALAAALDAIPGVMAHGLFLAMADVAYLAGDGDVERREAGA